A window from Vibrio orientalis CIP 102891 = ATCC 33934 encodes these proteins:
- a CDS encoding efflux RND transporter periplasmic adaptor subunit produces MKKWTFFMLLIAVLLFGSVIGFNLFKQQKIAEYMANRPEPEFPVTVTEVQAVDWVPVIDAIGFIEPNQGVTVANETSGVIDKISFESGTQVEEGQPLVLLDSAVEKANLKSAQAKLPAAQAKYKRYQGLYKKGSISKEAYDEAEANYFSLQADIESLKASIDRREIKAPFAGVVGIRNVYLGQYLQAGTDIVRLEDTSVMRLRFTVPQTDISRISLAQEVDIFVDAYPEKPFKGSISAIEPAVNIQSGLIQVQADIPNSDGQLRSGMFARANIILPKLENQVTLPQTAITFTLYGDNVYIISDKDGEKRVTQQVVKVGERTQDIAHILEGVKPGDVIVTSGQVRLSNHAKVRVVESDATTPPAETPML; encoded by the coding sequence TTTCTTTATGTTACTTATCGCGGTACTGCTGTTTGGCAGCGTGATAGGTTTCAATCTCTTTAAGCAACAGAAGATCGCTGAATACATGGCGAATCGACCTGAACCTGAGTTCCCGGTAACGGTAACCGAAGTTCAAGCGGTTGATTGGGTACCTGTGATTGATGCGATCGGTTTTATCGAGCCTAACCAAGGTGTTACGGTTGCAAACGAAACTAGCGGTGTGATCGACAAAATTTCATTTGAGTCTGGTACTCAAGTGGAAGAAGGTCAGCCTTTAGTCTTGCTTGACTCAGCAGTTGAGAAAGCAAACCTAAAGAGTGCTCAAGCTAAGCTGCCAGCGGCTCAAGCGAAGTACAAGCGCTACCAAGGTCTATACAAAAAAGGGTCTATTTCTAAAGAAGCTTACGATGAAGCAGAAGCAAACTACTTCTCTCTTCAAGCTGACATTGAGAGCCTAAAAGCATCGATTGACCGCCGCGAAATCAAAGCGCCATTTGCTGGTGTTGTGGGTATTCGTAACGTTTACCTAGGTCAGTACCTACAAGCCGGTACAGACATTGTTCGCTTAGAAGATACTAGCGTAATGCGTCTACGCTTTACGGTACCTCAAACAGACATCTCTCGTATTTCACTAGCTCAAGAAGTCGATATCTTCGTTGACGCATACCCTGAGAAACCATTCAAAGGTTCTATCTCAGCTATTGAGCCTGCGGTAAATATTCAAAGTGGTCTGATTCAAGTTCAGGCAGATATCCCGAACAGCGATGGTCAGCTACGTAGCGGCATGTTTGCACGTGCAAACATCATCCTACCTAAGCTTGAAAACCAAGTAACTCTGCCACAAACCGCGATCACCTTTACTCTATATGGCGACAACGTATACATCATCTCTGATAAAGATGGTGAAAAGCGCGTAACACAGCAAGTAGTTAAAGTGGGTGAACGTACACAAGATATCGCGCACATCCTTGAAGGTGTAAAACCTGGTGACGTTATCGTAACGTCTGGTCAGGTGCGTCTAAGTAACCATGCGAAAGTTCGTGTAGTAGAAAGCGATGCAACTACTCCACCAGCTGAAACACCGATGCTGTAA